In Phyllopteryx taeniolatus isolate TA_2022b chromosome 1, UOR_Ptae_1.2, whole genome shotgun sequence, the following proteins share a genomic window:
- the arl4ca gene encoding ADP-ribosylation factor-like 4Ca has protein sequence MGTSFSNLTAFQSLHIVMLGLDSAGKTTVLYRLRFNEFVNTVPTIGFNTERIRLGGAGTSRGISCHFWDVGGQEKLRPLWKPYSRCTDGIVYVVDSVDAERLEEARAELHKITRFSENHGTPLLVIANKQDLPRALDVADIERQLALSELSPSTPYHVQPACAIIGEGLHEGMDKLHEMIVKRRKSLKQKKKRQ, from the coding sequence ATGGGGACTAGTTTCTCCAACCTGACGGCTTTCCAGTCCCTGCACATCGTCATGCTGGGCTTGGACTCTGCGGGCAAAACCACCGTGCTCTACCGGCTCCGGTTCAACGAGTTCGTCAACACGGTGCCCACTATCGGCTTCAACACGGAGAGGATCCGGCTGGGTGGCGCGGGCACATCCAGGGGCATAAGCTGCCACTTCTGGGACGTCGGCGGCCAAGAGAAGCTGCGACCCCTGTGGAAACCCTACAGCCGCTGCACGGACGGCATCGTGTACGTGGTGGACTCGGTGGACGCCGAGAGGCTGGAGGAGGCCCGGGCCGAGCTGCATAAGATCACGCGCTTCTCCGAGAACCACGGAACCCCGCTGCTGGTCATCGCCAACAAGCAGGACCTGCCGCGGGCCCTGGACGTGGCCGACATCGAGCGGCAGCTGGCCCTGTCCGAACTGAGCCCGTCCACGCCGTACCACGTCCAGCCCGCCTGCGCCATCATCGGCGAGGGGCTGCACGAGGGCATGGACAAGCTGCACGAGATGATCGTCAAGAGGAGGAAATCGctcaagcagaagaagaagaggcaatGA
- the sh3bp4a gene encoding SH3 domain-binding protein 4-A isoform X2, with protein MAAQRLISMTSSNHLLPRCKSEGTLVDLGVGEPASLTQIRVPSPSTLRLDTSASCGAVQEVVAIKDYWPRGLTTLTFSKGDRLFVLDTSGGEWCDSGMIDNLDEEEEELKEFEGLGEWAGVTLKPSPTNNNHPFSDNLFIHPLNQKCKEASVTNVADFSIFDTLAPPSGSKFDTNNINFSVLNSCPNQEGMQHLYRDNPLLRSKRSQCLSQLSVLQTQSNPNIPSSCFFTDLKAPLPEQFQSREDFRTAWLNHRKLARSCHDLESLGQSPGWGQTQPTETSIACSLDSSGGVVQLPDTHITMHIPEGHVCHGDCQQISMRALLDLPLELNNDNCSTVSPVVEIKLSNMQIKSFVTLEIKVSVTVKKDSCHSAEVLCVRSDCKDGPYTPIPGCYFYKDMVQVRLDSLEPCMYVAVVVQSLYISHNMTVWNHMQRKLTLGVYGPKHIHPSFKTVVAMFGHDCAPKTLVVSEVGRSACSTPPVTLQLWGKQHFVLGFPQDLQVWLYPSVSNYQVKASDGAGMIPEFQLKLGKVSRLIYMMSSHDPNSISDFTLRVQVKDMLDCILTQFCVHTPQPPPKSGARTTGQRRFLKKREVDKIALSPLAITSKYPKFQDRCVTSLKFGKLIKTIIRQHKSNYLLEYKKGDVIALLSEEKIKLRGQLRTKEWYIGYYQGRMGLVHAKNVLVLGKVKPIYWCGPDLTTMTLLEQILKPCKFLTYIYATVRTVLMENVGNWRAFADALGYGNLSLNYFCRTELDNEPEKVACVLEKLKEECTNVENKERKSFQRELMMALLKMDCQGLVARLVLDFVLLTTAVEVASRWRELAEKLARVSRQQMEAYEAPHRDKSGVLDNESMWKPAYDFLLTWAAHVGDSYRDVIQELHLGLDKMRNPITKRWKHLTGTLILVNCLDILRSAAFCPTGYGDFAI; from the exons ATGGCTGCCCAGCGACTCATCAGCATGACGAGCAGCAATCACCTCCTTCCTCGCTGCAAGTCTGAGGGGACACTTGTGGATCTCGGCGTGGGGGAGCCAGCCAGCCTCACTCAAATCAGAG TGCCTTCTCCAAGTACCTTAAGACTGGACACATCAGCCTCCTGTGGGGCTGTGCAGGAAGTGGTCGCCATCAAGGATTATTGGCCCAGAGGTTTAACCACCCTGACATTTTCCAAAGGTGATCGACTCTTTGTTCTGGATACATCAGGCGGCGAGTGGTG TGACAGCGGGATGATTGACAACCTTgacgaggaagaagaggagttGAAAGAGTTTGAAGGGTTAGGAGAGTGGGCAGGAGTGACATTAAAACCCTCCCCAACTAACAACAAccatcccttttctgataaCCTCTTCATCCATCCGTTAAATCAGAAGTGCAAAGAAGCAAGTGTAACAAACGTGGCTGATTTTAGTATTTTCGATACACTTGCACCTCCAAGTGGCTCCAAGTTTGACACCAATAATATCAACTTTAGTGTCCTCAACAGTTGTCCCAACCAAGAAGGTATGCAACACCTCTACAGGGATAATCCTCTTTTAAGGAGTAAGCGTTCCCAGTGTCTTTCCCAACTCTCTGTTCTTCAAACACAATCGAATCCAAACATACCTTCATCTTGTTTCTTCACGGATTTGAAGGCGCCTTTGCCAGAGCAATTTCAGAGTCGTGAGGACTTCAGAACAGCATGGCTCAACCACCGAAAGCTGGCCAGGTCATGCCATGACCTGGAATCACTGGGCCAGAGTCCCGGGTGGGGTCAGACCCAGCCGACTGAGACAAGCATTGCGTGTAGTTTAGATAGCAGTGGAGGTGTGGTTCAACTCCCGGACACACACATTACAATGCACATTCCTGAAGGTCACGTTTGCCACGGTGACTGCCAGCAGATCTCCATGAGAGCCTTACTGGATCTTCCCCTGGAGCTCAACAATGACAATTGCTCCACTGTCAGCCCAGTGGTGGAGATCAAGCTCAGCAACATGCAGATCAAGTCTTTTGTCACTTTGGAGATTAAAGTATCAGTCACGGTAAAGAAGGACAGCTGCCACTCCGCTGAAGTGCTTTGTGTTCGGAGCGACTGCAAAGACGGGCCTTACACGCCCATTCCTGGTTGTTACTTTTATAAGGACATGGTCCAAGTGCGTCTGGACAGTCTTGAGCCATGCATGTATGTGGCGGTTGTGGTTCAGTCACTGTACATCAGTCACAACATGACCGTGTGGAATCACATGCAGAGGAAGCTAACGCTTGGTGTTTATGGGCCCAAGCACATTCACCCTTCCTTTAAGACAGTTGTTGCCATGTTTGGGCATGACTGTGCCCCTAAGACTTTAGTGGTGAGCGAGGTGGGTCGTTCGGCCTGCTCCACCCCTCCAGTCACCCTCCAGTTGTGGGGGAAGCAACACTTTGTTCTAGGGTTCCCCCAGGACCTCCAAGTGTGGCTGTACCCCAGTGTATCTAACTATCAGGTGAAAGCGAGCGATGGTGCTGGGATGATCCCGGAATTCCAACTTAAACTGGGGAAGGTCAGCCGGCTTATCTATATGATGTCATCTCATGACCCCAACAGCATCTCAGACTTCACTCTCAGGGTCCAAGTCAAGGACATGCTGGACTGCATCCTTACCCAATTCTGCGTCCATACGCCGCAACCGCCACCAAAGTCTGGAGCAAGGACGACGGGCCAAAGGAgattcttgaaaaaaagagaagtgGACAAGATTGCCCTGTCGCCACTGGCTATCACCTCTAAATACCCAAAATTTCAGGACCGGTGTGTTACCAGCCTAAAATTTGGCAAGctgattaaaacaataatacgGCAGCACAAGAGCAACTACCTGCTGGAGTACAAGAAGGGCGATGTGATTGCTCTGCTCAGTGAGGAGAAAATTAAACTAAGAGGGCAGTTACGCACCAAAGAGTGGTACATCGGATACTATCAGGGGAGGATGGGGCTGGTCCATGCCAAGAATGTGTTGGTTTTGGGTAAGGTCAAGCCCATTTACTGGTGTGGGCCAGACCTGACGACGATGACGCTGCTAGAGCAAATCCTCAAACCTTGTAAATTTCTTACATATATCTATGCCACTGTTAGGACAGTTCTCATGGAGAATGTAGGAAATTGGAGAGCGTTCGCTGATGCACTGGGCTATGGCAACTTGTCACTCAATTACTTCTGTCGGACTGAACTGGACAATGAGCCAGAGAAGGTAGCATGTGTTCTAGAGAAACTCAAAGAGGAGTGCACCAATGTGGAGAACAAAGAAAGGAAGTCATTTCAGAGGGAGCTCATGATG GCCTTGCTCAAGATGGACTGCCAGGGTCTGGTTGCCAGATTGGTTCTGGACTTTGTTCTTCTAACCACAGCAGTAGAGGTGGCATCCCGCTGGAGGGAACTTGCAGAAAAACTGGCGAGGGTCTCCAGACAGCAGATGGAGGCTTATGAGGCACCGCACCGTGATAAAAGCGGCGTGCTGGACAATGAG TCCATGTGGAAACCAGCCTACGACTTCCTGTTGACGTGGGCAGCGCACGTAGGGGACAGCTACCGTGATGTCATCCAAGAGCTCCACTTGGGCCTGGACAAGATGAGGAACCCCATCACCAAGAGGTGGAAGCACCTGACCGGCACGCTCATTCTCGTCAACTGCCTCGACATCCTCCGAAGTGCCGCCTTCTGTCCAACTGGCTATGGTGACTTTGCCATCTGA
- the sh3bp4a gene encoding SH3 domain-binding protein 4-A isoform X1 translates to MAAQRLISMTSSNHLLPRCKSEGTLVDLGVGEPASLTQIRVPSPSTLRLDTSASCGAVQEVVAIKDYWPRGLTTLTFSKGDRLFVLDTSGGEWWYAHNNKEMGYIPASSVKRLNLRNSSFSDSGMIDNLDEEEEELKEFEGLGEWAGVTLKPSPTNNNHPFSDNLFIHPLNQKCKEASVTNVADFSIFDTLAPPSGSKFDTNNINFSVLNSCPNQEGMQHLYRDNPLLRSKRSQCLSQLSVLQTQSNPNIPSSCFFTDLKAPLPEQFQSREDFRTAWLNHRKLARSCHDLESLGQSPGWGQTQPTETSIACSLDSSGGVVQLPDTHITMHIPEGHVCHGDCQQISMRALLDLPLELNNDNCSTVSPVVEIKLSNMQIKSFVTLEIKVSVTVKKDSCHSAEVLCVRSDCKDGPYTPIPGCYFYKDMVQVRLDSLEPCMYVAVVVQSLYISHNMTVWNHMQRKLTLGVYGPKHIHPSFKTVVAMFGHDCAPKTLVVSEVGRSACSTPPVTLQLWGKQHFVLGFPQDLQVWLYPSVSNYQVKASDGAGMIPEFQLKLGKVSRLIYMMSSHDPNSISDFTLRVQVKDMLDCILTQFCVHTPQPPPKSGARTTGQRRFLKKREVDKIALSPLAITSKYPKFQDRCVTSLKFGKLIKTIIRQHKSNYLLEYKKGDVIALLSEEKIKLRGQLRTKEWYIGYYQGRMGLVHAKNVLVLGKVKPIYWCGPDLTTMTLLEQILKPCKFLTYIYATVRTVLMENVGNWRAFADALGYGNLSLNYFCRTELDNEPEKVACVLEKLKEECTNVENKERKSFQRELMMALLKMDCQGLVARLVLDFVLLTTAVEVASRWRELAEKLARVSRQQMEAYEAPHRDKSGVLDNESMWKPAYDFLLTWAAHVGDSYRDVIQELHLGLDKMRNPITKRWKHLTGTLILVNCLDILRSAAFCPTGYGDFAI, encoded by the exons ATGGCTGCCCAGCGACTCATCAGCATGACGAGCAGCAATCACCTCCTTCCTCGCTGCAAGTCTGAGGGGACACTTGTGGATCTCGGCGTGGGGGAGCCAGCCAGCCTCACTCAAATCAGAG TGCCTTCTCCAAGTACCTTAAGACTGGACACATCAGCCTCCTGTGGGGCTGTGCAGGAAGTGGTCGCCATCAAGGATTATTGGCCCAGAGGTTTAACCACCCTGACATTTTCCAAAGGTGATCGACTCTTTGTTCTGGATACATCAGGCGGCGAGTGGTGGTATGCGCACAATAACAAAGAAATGGGATACATCCCTGCTTCTAGTGTCAAACGACTCAACTTGAGGAATTCTTCCTTCAGTGACAGCGGGATGATTGACAACCTTgacgaggaagaagaggagttGAAAGAGTTTGAAGGGTTAGGAGAGTGGGCAGGAGTGACATTAAAACCCTCCCCAACTAACAACAAccatcccttttctgataaCCTCTTCATCCATCCGTTAAATCAGAAGTGCAAAGAAGCAAGTGTAACAAACGTGGCTGATTTTAGTATTTTCGATACACTTGCACCTCCAAGTGGCTCCAAGTTTGACACCAATAATATCAACTTTAGTGTCCTCAACAGTTGTCCCAACCAAGAAGGTATGCAACACCTCTACAGGGATAATCCTCTTTTAAGGAGTAAGCGTTCCCAGTGTCTTTCCCAACTCTCTGTTCTTCAAACACAATCGAATCCAAACATACCTTCATCTTGTTTCTTCACGGATTTGAAGGCGCCTTTGCCAGAGCAATTTCAGAGTCGTGAGGACTTCAGAACAGCATGGCTCAACCACCGAAAGCTGGCCAGGTCATGCCATGACCTGGAATCACTGGGCCAGAGTCCCGGGTGGGGTCAGACCCAGCCGACTGAGACAAGCATTGCGTGTAGTTTAGATAGCAGTGGAGGTGTGGTTCAACTCCCGGACACACACATTACAATGCACATTCCTGAAGGTCACGTTTGCCACGGTGACTGCCAGCAGATCTCCATGAGAGCCTTACTGGATCTTCCCCTGGAGCTCAACAATGACAATTGCTCCACTGTCAGCCCAGTGGTGGAGATCAAGCTCAGCAACATGCAGATCAAGTCTTTTGTCACTTTGGAGATTAAAGTATCAGTCACGGTAAAGAAGGACAGCTGCCACTCCGCTGAAGTGCTTTGTGTTCGGAGCGACTGCAAAGACGGGCCTTACACGCCCATTCCTGGTTGTTACTTTTATAAGGACATGGTCCAAGTGCGTCTGGACAGTCTTGAGCCATGCATGTATGTGGCGGTTGTGGTTCAGTCACTGTACATCAGTCACAACATGACCGTGTGGAATCACATGCAGAGGAAGCTAACGCTTGGTGTTTATGGGCCCAAGCACATTCACCCTTCCTTTAAGACAGTTGTTGCCATGTTTGGGCATGACTGTGCCCCTAAGACTTTAGTGGTGAGCGAGGTGGGTCGTTCGGCCTGCTCCACCCCTCCAGTCACCCTCCAGTTGTGGGGGAAGCAACACTTTGTTCTAGGGTTCCCCCAGGACCTCCAAGTGTGGCTGTACCCCAGTGTATCTAACTATCAGGTGAAAGCGAGCGATGGTGCTGGGATGATCCCGGAATTCCAACTTAAACTGGGGAAGGTCAGCCGGCTTATCTATATGATGTCATCTCATGACCCCAACAGCATCTCAGACTTCACTCTCAGGGTCCAAGTCAAGGACATGCTGGACTGCATCCTTACCCAATTCTGCGTCCATACGCCGCAACCGCCACCAAAGTCTGGAGCAAGGACGACGGGCCAAAGGAgattcttgaaaaaaagagaagtgGACAAGATTGCCCTGTCGCCACTGGCTATCACCTCTAAATACCCAAAATTTCAGGACCGGTGTGTTACCAGCCTAAAATTTGGCAAGctgattaaaacaataatacgGCAGCACAAGAGCAACTACCTGCTGGAGTACAAGAAGGGCGATGTGATTGCTCTGCTCAGTGAGGAGAAAATTAAACTAAGAGGGCAGTTACGCACCAAAGAGTGGTACATCGGATACTATCAGGGGAGGATGGGGCTGGTCCATGCCAAGAATGTGTTGGTTTTGGGTAAGGTCAAGCCCATTTACTGGTGTGGGCCAGACCTGACGACGATGACGCTGCTAGAGCAAATCCTCAAACCTTGTAAATTTCTTACATATATCTATGCCACTGTTAGGACAGTTCTCATGGAGAATGTAGGAAATTGGAGAGCGTTCGCTGATGCACTGGGCTATGGCAACTTGTCACTCAATTACTTCTGTCGGACTGAACTGGACAATGAGCCAGAGAAGGTAGCATGTGTTCTAGAGAAACTCAAAGAGGAGTGCACCAATGTGGAGAACAAAGAAAGGAAGTCATTTCAGAGGGAGCTCATGATG GCCTTGCTCAAGATGGACTGCCAGGGTCTGGTTGCCAGATTGGTTCTGGACTTTGTTCTTCTAACCACAGCAGTAGAGGTGGCATCCCGCTGGAGGGAACTTGCAGAAAAACTGGCGAGGGTCTCCAGACAGCAGATGGAGGCTTATGAGGCACCGCACCGTGATAAAAGCGGCGTGCTGGACAATGAG TCCATGTGGAAACCAGCCTACGACTTCCTGTTGACGTGGGCAGCGCACGTAGGGGACAGCTACCGTGATGTCATCCAAGAGCTCCACTTGGGCCTGGACAAGATGAGGAACCCCATCACCAAGAGGTGGAAGCACCTGACCGGCACGCTCATTCTCGTCAACTGCCTCGACATCCTCCGAAGTGCCGCCTTCTGTCCAACTGGCTATGGTGACTTTGCCATCTGA